In Deltaproteobacteria bacterium, the following are encoded in one genomic region:
- a CDS encoding NfeD family protein, which produces MAGWIWVAGGLLLLGAEALTPGGFFIMFFGFGAIVTGAAAASGLVTGVSAQWLLFTVSSIAGLLLFRGKLLARMSPTGPGPQVDTMVGEIGRTLEDIAPRAVGRVSLRGTSWEARNESDAPLAANQRCRVVRVSGLQLGVVPES; this is translated from the coding sequence ATGGCAGGCTGGATCTGGGTCGCGGGTGGTCTCCTTCTACTCGGGGCCGAGGCGCTCACGCCGGGCGGCTTCTTCATCATGTTCTTCGGCTTCGGCGCGATTGTGACGGGCGCCGCCGCGGCGAGCGGCCTCGTGACCGGCGTCTCCGCCCAGTGGCTGCTCTTCACCGTGTCGTCGATCGCGGGCCTGCTGCTGTTCCGCGGCAAGCTACTCGCGCGGATGTCGCCGACGGGCCCAGGGCCGCAGGTCGACACGATGGTGGGGGAGATCGGGCGAACTCTCGAGGACATCGCGCCGCGCGCCGTCGGTCGCGTCTCGCTGCGCGGCACGTCCTGGGAAGCCCGCAACGAGAGCGATGCGCCCCTCGCGGCGAACCAACGCTGCCGCGTGGTGCGCGTGTCGGGTCTTCAGCTCGGCGTCGTCCCCGAGTCCTGA
- a CDS encoding FAD-dependent thymidylate synthase has product MAAGAHSTQDAVLDGGAQVRLRNWFDAPYDDAIAAARTCYSPRVIGADEITPEQRGRIGALTYQGGHHTVFQHATFEFGLEGVSRQLVWSLLHSFPFYNSEQQSQRYVRLDEIRAHVPPALAGEARAIYERSVADAWRAYRELTERLKPVVMEILTELWRLKQRQNKAFGRSVRREAEKKSIETARYVIPLACHTALVYTVSGITLHRLQRMALASDVPEEARDVVGKMVAAVRAFDPGFFDEIGEGELAEAELPESRVETRPVDPVWIEAFDKSLNGRSARLVDYGVNGPASVASAVRNVLGRPDLADAEALALVLDPARNKYRLDTLNVGVHSPLMRALNHAHYTFRKKLSHTADSQDQRHRMVPGSRPLLSRVVSARVDVIEPGLIASDPASRAVFRETVEAQWHARAQLVALGVSPQLALYVLPNALAVRFEESGSLLHLLHKWTMRTCFNAQREIFDASMDEIAQVAAVHPELTRHVGPPCSVRSGLVSPRCTEGDHFCGVPVWKTFPDVVRKI; this is encoded by the coding sequence GTGGCGGCAGGGGCGCACAGCACGCAGGACGCGGTGCTCGATGGCGGCGCACAGGTGCGCCTGCGCAACTGGTTCGACGCGCCCTACGACGACGCGATCGCCGCGGCGCGCACTTGTTACTCCCCCCGCGTGATCGGCGCCGACGAGATCACGCCCGAGCAGCGCGGGCGCATCGGCGCGCTCACTTATCAGGGCGGGCACCACACCGTCTTCCAGCACGCGACGTTCGAGTTCGGGCTCGAGGGCGTGTCGCGCCAGCTGGTGTGGTCGCTGCTGCACTCCTTCCCGTTCTACAACAGCGAGCAGCAGAGCCAGCGCTACGTGCGCCTCGACGAGATCCGCGCGCACGTTCCGCCGGCGCTCGCGGGCGAGGCGCGCGCGATCTACGAGCGCAGCGTCGCGGATGCTTGGCGCGCTTACCGCGAGCTGACGGAGCGCCTGAAGCCCGTCGTGATGGAGATCCTCACCGAGCTTTGGCGGCTGAAGCAGCGCCAGAACAAGGCGTTCGGGCGCAGCGTGCGGCGCGAGGCCGAGAAGAAGTCGATCGAGACGGCGCGCTACGTGATCCCGCTCGCCTGCCACACCGCGCTCGTCTACACGGTCTCGGGCATCACGCTGCATCGCCTGCAGCGCATGGCCCTCGCGAGCGACGTGCCCGAGGAAGCGCGGGACGTCGTCGGCAAGATGGTCGCCGCCGTGCGCGCGTTCGATCCGGGCTTCTTCGACGAGATCGGCGAGGGTGAGCTCGCGGAAGCCGAGCTGCCCGAGAGCCGCGTCGAGACGCGGCCGGTCGACCCCGTCTGGATCGAGGCGTTCGACAAATCGCTGAACGGCCGCAGCGCGCGGCTCGTCGACTACGGCGTGAACGGGCCGGCGTCCGTCGCGAGCGCGGTGCGCAACGTGCTCGGCCGGCCCGATCTCGCCGACGCGGAAGCGCTCGCGCTGGTGCTCGATCCCGCCCGTAACAAGTATCGCCTCGACACGCTGAACGTGGGCGTGCACAGCCCGCTGATGCGCGCGCTGAATCACGCGCACTACACGTTCCGCAAGAAGCTCTCGCACACGGCGGACTCGCAGGACCAGCGCCACCGCATGGTGCCCGGCTCGCGTCCACTGCTCTCGCGCGTCGTGTCCGCGCGAGTCGACGTGATCGAGCCGGGCCTGATCGCGAGCGATCCCGCCTCGCGTGCCGTCTTCCGCGAGACGGTCGAGGCGCAGTGGCACGCGCGCGCGCAGCTCGTCGCGCTCGGCGTCTCGCCGCAGCTCGCGCTCTACGTGCTGCCGAACGCGCTCGCGGTGCGCTTCGAAGAGAGCGGCTCGCTGCTGCACCTGCTGCACAAGTGGACGATGCGCACGTGCTTCAACGCGCAGCGCGAGATCTTCGACGCCTCGATGGACGAGATCGCGCAGGTGGCCGCGGTGCATCCCGAGCTGACGCGTCACGTCGGCCCGCCGTGCAGCGTGCGCAGCGGTCTCGTCTCGCCGCGCTGCACCGAGGGCGACCACTTCTGCGGCGTGCCCGTGTGGAAGACCTTCCCGGACGTGGTGCGGAAGATCTGA
- a CDS encoding paraslipin, producing the protein MEGGFVIVVLFAIIALIVIAKSAVVVPQQSAYVVERLGRFSGILDAGFHILLPFVDVIRYRHSLKENAVDIPAQVCITRDNVQVGVDGVLYLKVLNPERASYGIQDYLFAIAQLAQTTLRSEVGKIDLDRTFEERTNINTALVTELDKASEPWGVKVLRYEIKNITPPSDVLAAMEKQMRAEREKRAVILTSEGQRDAAINNAEGEKQQTIKASEARKQQQINEAEGEASAILAVATATAAGIRSVAEASQAAGGREAIQLRVAEQYIGEFGKVINQANTIILPANLSDVASMITTAMSLIGQQPKPPAQS; encoded by the coding sequence ATGGAAGGCGGATTCGTGATCGTCGTGCTGTTCGCGATCATCGCGCTGATCGTGATCGCGAAGTCTGCGGTCGTGGTGCCGCAGCAGAGCGCTTACGTCGTCGAGCGCCTCGGCCGTTTCAGCGGAATCCTCGACGCGGGCTTCCACATCCTGCTGCCCTTCGTCGACGTGATCCGCTATCGGCACTCGCTGAAGGAAAACGCCGTCGACATTCCCGCGCAGGTCTGCATCACGCGCGACAACGTCCAGGTCGGCGTCGACGGCGTGCTCTATCTGAAGGTGCTGAACCCTGAGCGCGCGTCGTACGGAATTCAGGACTACCTGTTCGCGATCGCGCAGCTGGCGCAGACGACCCTGCGCTCGGAGGTCGGCAAGATCGATCTCGACCGCACGTTCGAGGAGCGCACCAACATCAACACCGCGCTGGTGACCGAGCTCGACAAGGCGAGCGAGCCGTGGGGCGTGAAGGTGCTGCGCTACGAGATCAAGAACATCACGCCGCCCTCGGACGTGCTCGCCGCGATGGAGAAGCAGATGCGCGCCGAGCGCGAGAAGCGCGCGGTGATTCTCACCTCCGAAGGCCAGCGCGACGCCGCGATCAACAACGCCGAGGGCGAGAAGCAGCAGACGATCAAGGCCTCCGAAGCGCGCAAGCAGCAGCAGATCAACGAGGCCGAAGGCGAGGCGTCGGCGATTCTCGCGGTGGCAACCGCGACGGCGGCGGGAATTCGCAGTGTCGCCGAAGCGAGCCAAGCTGCGGGCGGGCGCGAGGCGATCCAGCTGCGCGTTGCAGAGCAGTACATCGGGGAGTTCGGCAAGGTGATCAACCAGGCGAACACGATCATCCTGCCCGCAAACCTCTCCGACGTGGCCTCGATGATCACGACCGCGATGTCGCTGATCGGGCAGCAGCCGAAGCCGCCGGCGCAGAGCTAG